The Saprospiraceae bacterium genome includes a window with the following:
- a CDS encoding 2-isopropylmalate synthase: MSAEKVYIFDTSLRDGEQVPGCKLRKEQKVAIAEQLDLFGVDIIEAGFPISSPGDFDAVSQVAAVVKKATVCALSRAVMKDIEVAALAVKHAKTARIHTGIGTSDSHVIYKLNTTRADILERAVAAVKYAKSFVEDVEFYAEDAGRTDNDFLAQVCEAVIKAGATVLNIPDTTGYCLPHEYGSKIKYLKENVKGIHKAILSTHCHNDLGMATANSIAGIENGARQIECTINGIGERAGNTSLEEVVMIIKQRFGNQYYTHTKTPMLKELSWLVSDTMGMPVQANKAIVGANAFAHSSGIHQDGVIKHRETYEIIDPADVGVDQSLIVLTARSGRAALAYRFKELGFHLRKDELDVAYVHFLDMADRQKEVVDTDLEFLYQEKIAVLA; this comes from the coding sequence ATGTCAGCAGAAAAAGTATATATTTTTGATACCAGCCTCAGAGATGGTGAACAAGTGCCAGGATGCAAACTTCGGAAGGAACAAAAAGTAGCTATCGCAGAGCAACTCGACCTGTTTGGTGTGGATATTATAGAAGCAGGTTTTCCTATATCCAGTCCGGGAGATTTTGATGCAGTCAGTCAGGTGGCAGCCGTAGTCAAAAAAGCTACTGTGTGCGCCTTGTCCAGAGCGGTGATGAAAGATATAGAAGTAGCGGCACTAGCTGTAAAACATGCCAAAACAGCAAGGATTCACACAGGCATAGGTACATCAGACAGCCATGTCATATACAAACTCAATACTACCAGAGCAGATATCTTAGAAAGAGCAGTAGCTGCCGTAAAATATGCAAAATCTTTTGTGGAAGATGTAGAGTTTTATGCCGAAGACGCAGGCCGGACTGACAATGATTTTTTGGCTCAGGTATGTGAAGCCGTTATAAAAGCGGGCGCCACGGTACTCAATATTCCTGATACTACCGGATACTGTTTGCCACATGAATACGGATCCAAGATTAAGTATCTTAAAGAAAATGTAAAAGGTATCCACAAAGCGATCTTAAGTACGCATTGTCATAATGACCTCGGCATGGCCACGGCCAATTCTATCGCAGGCATTGAAAACGGTGCACGGCAAATCGAATGCACCATCAATGGTATCGGCGAAAGAGCAGGCAATACATCTCTCGAAGAAGTCGTCATGATCATCAAACAAAGATTTGGCAATCAATATTATACCCATACAAAAACACCTATGTTAAAAGAACTCAGCTGGCTGGTTTCGGATACCATGGGTATGCCCGTACAAGCCAATAAAGCCATCGTCGGTGCCAATGCTTTTGCACACTCATCTGGTATCCATCAGGATGGTGTGATCAAGCATAGGGAGACGTATGAAATCATCGATCCTGCGGATGTAGGTGTAGATCAATCTTTGATTGTACTTACAGCAAGGTCAGGAAGAGCAGCATTAGCCTATAGATTTAAAGAGCTGGGTTTTCATTTAAGGAAAGATGAATTGGACGTTGCATATGTTCATTTTTTGGATATGGCAGACCGACAAAAAGAAGTGGTAGATACAGATTTGGAGTTTTTATACCAGGAGAAAATAGCAGTGCTTGCTTAA
- a CDS encoding pyridoxal phosphate-dependent aminotransferase produces the protein MTEIRNYNKSNRLNNISYAIRGPIFDKAQEFEKAGEKIISLNIGNPAPFGFDVSSDILHTLTENLLKAEGYSHHLGIFSAREAIAAYYRNQGVENIDVNHIFTGNGVSELILMTLQAMVNDGDEILVPSPDYPLWTAAVGLSGGRAVHYICDESSDWNPDLDDIRKKISLKTKAIVLINPNNPTGAVYEKEIIYSINRLAAENNLIILSDEIYDKILFDGHTHYPVAACGNEALVLTFGGLSKNFMAAGFRAGWVVFRGPVQKAKSLLEGLNLLASLRLCANVPAQFMIKTALESSPKITEYISHGGRLKEQRDLMYRLICDIPGISCVKPKGALYLFPKFDPYHFDSMDDESFAYQLLSEHKVLIVPGNGFNHTDRNHFRIVFLPEVQILSHAAASIRSYLESRTITRQVYETV, from the coding sequence ATGACGGAAATCCGAAACTACAATAAAAGTAATCGGCTGAACAATATTAGTTATGCTATCAGAGGACCTATTTTTGACAAAGCACAGGAATTTGAAAAAGCCGGAGAAAAGATAATTTCTCTCAACATCGGAAATCCCGCTCCATTTGGCTTTGATGTGTCATCGGATATCCTTCATACATTAACTGAAAATCTCCTAAAAGCAGAAGGTTATTCTCATCATTTGGGAATATTCTCTGCAAGAGAAGCTATAGCAGCATATTATCGCAACCAAGGCGTTGAAAATATTGATGTCAACCACATTTTTACGGGCAATGGAGTGAGTGAATTAATCCTGATGACTTTACAAGCGATGGTGAATGATGGAGATGAAATTTTGGTTCCGTCTCCTGATTATCCACTTTGGACGGCAGCAGTCGGTCTTTCCGGTGGTAGAGCAGTTCATTATATCTGTGATGAATCTTCAGACTGGAATCCCGATCTGGATGATATAAGAAAAAAAATATCGCTTAAAACAAAAGCAATCGTCCTGATCAATCCCAATAATCCGACAGGAGCGGTTTATGAAAAGGAGATTATTTATTCCATTAATCGTCTTGCTGCCGAAAATAATCTGATCATTTTATCTGATGAAATTTATGATAAAATTCTTTTTGACGGTCATACACATTATCCTGTTGCAGCTTGTGGAAACGAAGCTTTGGTACTGACATTCGGTGGTCTTTCCAAAAATTTTATGGCAGCTGGGTTTAGAGCTGGTTGGGTGGTTTTTAGAGGCCCGGTTCAAAAAGCAAAATCATTACTGGAAGGATTGAATCTTCTCGCATCCTTACGGCTTTGTGCCAATGTTCCTGCACAATTTATGATAAAAACCGCTTTGGAAAGTTCTCCAAAAATAACAGAATATATTTCTCACGGAGGCCGACTGAAAGAACAAAGGGATCTGATGTATCGGTTGATATGTGATATTCCAGGTATTTCCTGTGTGAAACCTAAAGGAGCTCTGTATTTGTTTCCGAAATTTGATCCATACCATTTTGACTCTATGGATGATGAAAGTTTTGCTTATCAATTACTTTCTGAACATAAAGTTCTTATTGTTCCGGGCAATGGATTTAATCATACAGACAGAAATCATTTCAGAATTGTTTTTTTACCGGAAGTACAAATTTTGTCTCACGCTGCAGCAAGTATCCGGTCTTATTTGGAATCCCGTACAATAACCCGACAGGTATATGAAACCGTATAG
- a CDS encoding peptidoglycan DD-metalloendopeptidase family protein, whose product MKPYSLPDIFPCLGYPKNTQYQKIDLDGLHFEQDEDVQSGLKSYLDKQSALYDIPTLFYGGYLEKRNFYTSSVLFKNESENRNIHLGVDVWADAGTPVYASLDGKIHSFAYNEGHLDYGGTIIVQYENYYVLYGHLSKISLKGLYPEKPVLKGQEIATLGDIDENGGWIPHLHIQIIKDIGLNIGDYPGLCSNESLDVYMENCTDPTELVV is encoded by the coding sequence ATGAAACCGTATAGCTTGCCCGATATTTTCCCTTGTCTGGGCTATCCAAAAAATACTCAATACCAAAAAATTGATTTGGACGGATTACATTTTGAGCAGGACGAAGATGTTCAGTCAGGACTTAAATCTTATTTGGACAAACAGTCAGCTTTATATGATATTCCAACCCTGTTTTACGGAGGCTATCTTGAAAAAAGGAACTTTTATACTTCCAGTGTTTTATTCAAAAATGAGTCCGAAAACCGAAATATTCACCTTGGTGTAGATGTATGGGCAGATGCTGGCACACCCGTTTATGCATCATTGGATGGAAAAATTCATAGTTTTGCGTATAACGAAGGGCACCTTGATTATGGAGGAACAATCATCGTGCAATATGAAAATTATTATGTTCTATACGGTCATCTCAGCAAAATTTCTCTGAAAGGGCTCTATCCTGAAAAGCCCGTTCTAAAAGGACAGGAAATTGCTACTTTGGGTGATATCGATGAAAATGGCGGTTGGATTCCACATCTTCACATACAAATCATAAAAGATATCGGCTTGAATATCGGAGATTATCCGGGTCTTTGTTCAAATGAAAGTTTGGATGTTTATATGGAAAATTGTACCGACCCTACGGAACTGGTGGTGTAA
- the radC gene encoding DNA repair protein RadC, whose product MQENDKSSKVTIKNWSEDDRPREKMLQKGRQSLSDSELLAILIGSGTPGESAVDLCKKILRDYNNNLHELGKADIATLIKRYKGIGEAKAITLLAALELGRRRQDTDPADKPQIKASSDAYKILAAILNDLPHEEFWVLLLNKANKVIHKQPISSGGIAQTVVESSIIIRLALEHYATGIILSHNHPSGAIKPSNADINVTQKLKNAAALFDITIFDHIIIGEKAYFSFADEGIL is encoded by the coding sequence ATGCAAGAAAATGACAAATCTTCGAAAGTTACCATCAAAAACTGGTCTGAGGATGACAGACCCAGAGAAAAAATGCTCCAGAAAGGAAGGCAAAGTCTTTCGGATTCTGAACTTTTGGCGATACTGATAGGTTCGGGTACTCCCGGTGAGAGTGCGGTTGATCTGTGTAAGAAAATACTAAGGGACTATAACAATAACCTTCATGAACTCGGAAAAGCAGATATCGCCACCCTGATCAAAAGATACAAAGGCATAGGCGAGGCAAAAGCTATCACACTTCTGGCAGCACTGGAACTGGGAAGGAGAAGACAGGACACAGATCCGGCAGATAAGCCGCAAATAAAAGCCAGCAGCGATGCATACAAAATACTTGCTGCTATTCTCAATGATTTGCCGCATGAAGAGTTTTGGGTATTGCTATTGAATAAAGCCAATAAAGTGATTCACAAACAGCCGATCAGCTCCGGCGGCATAGCTCAGACAGTGGTAGAATCCAGCATAATAATCAGATTAGCTTTGGAACATTATGCTACGGGTATAATCCTCAGCCACAATCACCCTTCCGGAGCAATTAAACCTTCAAACGCTGACATCAATGTGACCCAAAAATTAAAAAATGCTGCAGCTTTATTTGATATCACTATTTTTGACCACATCATTATTGGCGAAAAAGCATATTTCAGTTTTGCAGACGAAGGAATTTTGTAG
- a CDS encoding cystathionine gamma-synthase: protein MKFATKVIHAGIEPDPSTGAIMTPIYQTSTYVQTAPGDHKGYEYARTQNPTRNVLEKNLAALENGTDAICFGSGLAAMDAILKLLNPGDEVIATDDLYGGSYRLMTKVFGKYGIKFHFAGISDIPKLDSLINAKTRMIWIETPTNPMLNIIDIKAVTDHVKDKSILVCVDNTFASPYLQNPLDLGADIVVHSATKYLGGHSDVIHGAIVVKDHDLAAQLHFLQNAVGAVPGPQDCFLVLRGIKTLHIRVERACQNAVKIAEFLKNHSKVSKVYYPGFAEHPGHDVARKQMKMFGGMVSFDLHQNNETAARKVLSGTHYFSLAESLGGVESLIGHPASMTHGSIPREERLKVGLTDSLIRLSVGIEDVDDLIEDLDMALNKI from the coding sequence ATGAAATTCGCAACCAAAGTAATACACGCCGGTATTGAGCCGGATCCATCTACCGGAGCAATCATGACTCCTATTTATCAGACATCCACCTATGTGCAGACTGCTCCCGGTGATCATAAAGGTTATGAGTACGCCCGGACGCAAAATCCTACCCGTAATGTTCTGGAAAAAAATCTGGCAGCACTTGAAAACGGAACGGATGCCATTTGTTTTGGTAGCGGGCTCGCAGCAATGGATGCCATTTTAAAGCTACTCAATCCGGGTGACGAAGTTATCGCAACGGATGATCTGTACGGAGGATCCTACAGACTGATGACCAAAGTTTTTGGCAAATACGGGATTAAGTTTCATTTTGCAGGGATAAGTGATATTCCAAAACTGGACAGTCTGATCAATGCTAAAACCAGAATGATCTGGATAGAAACCCCTACCAATCCGATGTTGAATATCATCGACATCAAAGCTGTAACGGATCATGTAAAAGATAAGAGCATTCTTGTTTGTGTTGATAACACTTTTGCATCACCATACCTTCAGAATCCATTGGATCTGGGAGCGGATATTGTGGTACATTCAGCAACCAAATACCTCGGCGGACACTCTGATGTTATACATGGTGCGATAGTCGTAAAAGATCATGACCTTGCAGCCCAATTGCATTTTTTGCAAAATGCTGTGGGAGCTGTTCCCGGTCCTCAGGATTGTTTTTTGGTATTAAGAGGAATAAAAACACTTCACATTCGCGTAGAAAGAGCTTGCCAGAATGCGGTTAAAATTGCAGAATTTTTAAAAAATCACTCCAAAGTTTCTAAAGTTTATTATCCGGGTTTTGCGGAACATCCGGGCCATGATGTTGCCCGAAAACAAATGAAAATGTTTGGTGGTATGGTATCGTTTGATCTTCATCAGAACAATGAAACAGCAGCAAGAAAAGTATTAAGCGGAACACATTACTTTTCATTAGCAGAATCTCTGGGTGGTGTTGAGTCACTGATCGGGCATCCTGCCAGTATGACGCATGGGTCTATCCCACGTGAAGAGCGTCTCAAAGTAGGTCTGACAGATTCCCTCATCAGATTGAGTGTAGGTATTGAGGATGTGGACGATCTGATTGAAGATTTGGACATGGCATTGAATAAAATATGA
- a CDS encoding amidase → MNRILPFLFILTICLTESCAQKSQDTLISAIPYLYNNELTNPRMRFKVLQSAFRDNNSLTESFKKEILLFGEKRYQTLKPLILEQDIPTIQHHIRDKKFTYKELACFYIYRIHAFETNPELFLNAVISLNPDVLSEAEKRDREINNDGPENLIYGMPVLLKDNIGFKGLPVTAGAVVLQNNMAEDAFIVRRLKEKGAIILGKANLSEWAYYFCSGCPLGYSAIGGQSLNPYGRMIFETGGSSSGSGTSIAANYAVAAVGTETSGSILSPSSLNSVTGLKPTVGLLSRTGIIPISETLDTPGPMTKNVTDNAILMDAMTGYDSSDSKSKKQSGNVSYFENLKSGQLKGKRFGVFKNLREHANYLQVINMLEKNGSEVVEIETKETSLPGFLTLLNMDMKSSLPAYLSEHSSDEITPRAIEDIVSFNLKDLKNRAPYGQALFDGIIADTTSKDEFEKIKSELEKNGRSFFDELVKTNNLDAVLSINNFHAGFAAVAKYPCMTLSMGYKEDGEPQGITLIVQNDQEVLLYQLAFRMEEELKARKMPEKYK, encoded by the coding sequence ATGAACAGAATTCTTCCTTTCCTTTTTATTCTAACCATCTGCCTCACAGAATCCTGTGCTCAAAAATCTCAGGACACTCTAATCAGTGCCATTCCATATCTTTACAATAACGAACTTACCAATCCAAGGATGCGGTTTAAGGTCCTCCAATCAGCATTCAGAGATAATAATTCGCTGACGGAATCATTCAAAAAGGAAATTTTATTGTTTGGCGAAAAAAGGTATCAGACATTAAAACCACTCATTCTGGAACAGGATATTCCCACCATTCAGCATCACATCAGGGATAAAAAGTTTACCTACAAGGAATTAGCATGTTTTTATATTTATCGGATACACGCATTTGAAACAAATCCGGAACTATTTCTAAATGCTGTAATAAGTCTGAACCCCGATGTATTAAGTGAAGCAGAAAAAAGAGATCGTGAAATAAATAATGATGGTCCGGAAAATCTGATATACGGTATGCCGGTTTTATTAAAAGATAACATTGGATTTAAAGGATTACCGGTCACAGCCGGAGCAGTCGTTTTACAAAACAATATGGCAGAAGATGCCTTTATTGTCCGGAGACTGAAAGAAAAGGGAGCCATAATATTGGGTAAAGCGAATCTCAGTGAATGGGCGTACTACTTCTGTAGTGGCTGTCCACTTGGTTACAGTGCGATAGGAGGCCAAAGCCTGAATCCTTATGGCAGAATGATTTTTGAAACCGGAGGCTCCAGTTCCGGGAGTGGAACTTCAATTGCTGCCAATTACGCAGTAGCCGCAGTGGGAACAGAAACATCAGGATCTATACTATCACCATCCTCTCTCAATTCAGTCACCGGATTGAAACCTACAGTAGGCTTGTTGAGTAGAACCGGAATTATTCCTATTTCAGAAACACTGGATACGCCCGGTCCCATGACAAAAAATGTGACTGATAACGCGATTTTAATGGATGCGATGACTGGTTATGATTCGTCAGATTCAAAATCAAAAAAGCAATCCGGTAATGTTTCCTATTTTGAAAATTTAAAGAGTGGACAATTAAAGGGTAAAAGATTCGGCGTATTTAAAAACTTAAGAGAACATGCAAATTATCTGCAAGTAATAAATATGCTGGAAAAGAATGGTTCGGAAGTAGTAGAAATCGAAACCAAGGAAACAAGTTTACCGGGGTTTTTAACTTTATTAAATATGGATATGAAATCTTCATTACCCGCGTATCTGTCAGAACATAGTTCAGATGAAATTACTCCCCGAGCGATTGAAGATATTGTTTCATTTAACCTTAAAGACCTTAAAAACAGAGCACCGTATGGTCAGGCATTGTTTGATGGAATTATAGCAGATACTACATCCAAGGATGAATTTGAGAAAATAAAATCTGAGCTCGAAAAGAATGGGAGGTCCTTTTTTGATGAATTGGTGAAAACAAACAATCTAGATGCAGTCTTGTCAATCAATAATTTTCATGCAGGTTTTGCTGCTGTAGCAAAGTATCCTTGTATGACCTTATCAATGGGTTACAAGGAAGATGGGGAGCCACAAGGCATAACACTTATCGTTCAAAATGATCAGGAAGTTTTGCTTTACCAACTGGCATTTCGAATGGAAGAAGAATTAAAAGCGAGAAAAATGCCGGAGAAATACAAATAA
- a CDS encoding NUDIX domain-containing protein — translation MNPNINILSEKTLYKGWSTLKEYTLEYTKKDAEKEIQIREIYDSGDGAAILLFNPDEKKIIMVRQFRLPAYLNGHPDGMMVEACAGMLDMKDPEGAIIKEVEEETGIRLTEVRKVFEAFATPGAHKEKIHFFIAVYNDAMKIHGGGGLDEESEEIEVLEISFSEAKQWLKEGSIVDVKTIALLQFGILHDFIS, via the coding sequence ATGAATCCAAATATAAATATACTTTCAGAAAAAACGCTTTACAAAGGTTGGTCAACATTGAAAGAATACACGCTTGAATACACCAAAAAAGATGCTGAAAAAGAAATACAAATAAGAGAAATTTATGATAGTGGTGATGGTGCTGCAATACTGCTATTTAATCCGGACGAAAAAAAAATTATAATGGTTCGTCAGTTTCGATTGCCCGCCTATCTGAACGGTCACCCCGATGGTATGATGGTAGAAGCTTGTGCCGGAATGTTGGACATGAAAGATCCGGAAGGAGCAATCATCAAAGAAGTAGAAGAAGAAACAGGCATTCGTTTGACCGAAGTTCGTAAGGTATTTGAAGCATTCGCTACACCGGGCGCACATAAAGAAAAGATTCACTTTTTTATTGCTGTATACAACGACGCTATGAAAATCCATGGGGGCGGAGGACTCGATGAAGAAAGTGAAGAAATAGAAGTCCTTGAAATTTCATTTTCAGAAGCCAAACAATGGCTGAAAGAAGGAAGTATCGTCGACGTTAAAACCATTGCCCTACTTCAATTTGGTATTCTTCATGATTTTATTTCGTAA
- a CDS encoding prolyl oligopeptidase family serine peptidase, producing the protein MNPSPLSRISFLMTVILVFSNCTVKKNVFLAKENKAKNEITLPYNIFYPDSYAKGEKVPLLIFLHGAGERGKDNKSQLIHVAPYLTNLEIRTKFPAVLLFPQCPEEDYWVPVKRFEWSLENSGKVTPAMSAVISLLEDVIKDKNIDQNRIYVAGLSMGGFGTLDLISRKPELFAAAVPICGGADLEKASNYAHLPLWIFHGAKDDVVRVTLSRDLYKTLKAIGSPVKYTEYPEGGHNVWDEAILEPELLPWLFSQSKNK; encoded by the coding sequence ATGAATCCATCTCCTTTAAGTCGAATCTCCTTCCTAATGACTGTAATTCTGGTATTCAGTAATTGTACTGTAAAAAAGAATGTTTTTCTGGCAAAGGAAAATAAAGCAAAAAACGAGATCACATTGCCTTACAATATATTTTACCCGGATTCTTACGCGAAAGGAGAAAAAGTACCTTTATTAATTTTCCTGCACGGAGCCGGAGAACGGGGTAAAGATAATAAAAGCCAACTAATACATGTTGCTCCATATCTGACCAATCTTGAAATACGCACAAAATTTCCTGCTGTCTTATTGTTTCCGCAGTGTCCAGAAGAAGATTACTGGGTTCCGGTTAAAAGATTTGAATGGTCATTAGAAAATAGCGGTAAAGTCACACCTGCTATGTCGGCAGTGATTTCTCTTTTAGAAGATGTCATCAAGGATAAAAACATAGACCAAAACCGGATATACGTTGCGGGTTTGTCTATGGGCGGATTTGGCACATTGGATCTGATCAGCAGAAAACCTGAACTATTTGCTGCGGCCGTTCCTATCTGTGGTGGAGCCGACCTTGAAAAAGCATCCAATTATGCACATTTACCATTATGGATTTTTCATGGTGCTAAAGATGATGTAGTAAGGGTTACATTGTCCAGAGATTTATATAAAACTTTAAAAGCGATAGGATCGCCAGTAAAATACACGGAATATCCTGAAGGAGGACACAATGTCTGGGATGAGGCTATTCTGGAACCGGAGTTATTACCCTGGTTATTCAGTCAATCAAAAAATAAGTAA
- a CDS encoding aminoacyl-tRNA hydrolase yields the protein MKYLIVGLGNIGSEYDQTRHNIGFDVLNYMAKDASCPFKNETLGDLAEIKFKGRTLILLKPSTYMNLSGKSVKYWMNKHKIQPENLLVIVDDLHLDLGKMRLRAKGSDGGHNGLKDIHEKLGHNEFIRLRMGIGKDFHPGQQVNYVLGKWKKDQIEEVETMIIKASEAVRNFATIGLKLAMDNLNKT from the coding sequence ATGAAATATCTGATAGTGGGATTAGGAAATATTGGTTCTGAGTATGACCAAACCAGACATAATATAGGTTTTGATGTTTTGAACTATATGGCCAAAGACGCATCATGCCCGTTTAAAAATGAGACCTTGGGAGATCTGGCAGAAATTAAGTTTAAAGGCCGGACATTGATATTATTAAAACCTTCCACCTACATGAATCTAAGTGGAAAGTCTGTGAAGTACTGGATGAACAAACACAAAATTCAACCTGAAAATCTACTGGTAATCGTGGATGACCTGCATTTGGATCTCGGCAAAATGAGACTTCGTGCAAAGGGTAGCGATGGCGGTCACAATGGTTTGAAAGATATACATGAAAAACTCGGCCACAATGAATTCATCAGATTGAGAATGGGCATTGGGAAAGATTTTCATCCGGGTCAACAAGTTAATTATGTGTTGGGAAAATGGAAAAAAGATCAGATTGAAGAAGTTGAGACGATGATTATAAAAGCTTCAGAAGCTGTCAGGAATTTTGCGACGATAGGTTTAAAGCTTGCAATGGATAATTTGAATAAGACTTAG
- a CDS encoding SPASM domain-containing protein, which translates to MCYVITFRFQNIEVKIHYADIFGFLKKMSFKKLLNLSKLFTSFYITKYTGKATQSGLPMTISIEPTTACNLRCPECPSGLRAFSRPTGNLKTDFFKSVIDEMNKELVYLIFYFQGEPYINPAFLDMVKYASQKKIYTITSTNGHFLNDENARKTIESGLDRLIISVDGTTQQVYKQYRKEGNLETVLQGAKNIVKWKKKLQSATPHVIFQFLVVKPNEHQIPDIYRLAKEIGVDDVKLKTAQVYDYQNGNDLIPTIEKYARYKKQNDGTYIVKNKLLNHCWKLWHACVITWDGMVVPCCFDKDATHRLGDLKTKSFKEIWHDKPYKDFRNTLLGGRDKIDICTNCTEGCKVWA; encoded by the coding sequence ATGTGTTATGTTATTACTTTTAGGTTTCAAAACATAGAAGTGAAAATACATTATGCAGATATTTTTGGGTTCTTAAAGAAAATGTCTTTTAAAAAGCTGTTAAATCTCTCTAAACTTTTTACGTCTTTTTACATCACAAAATATACGGGAAAAGCAACTCAATCAGGCTTGCCGATGACCATTTCTATAGAGCCAACAACCGCCTGCAACCTTCGTTGTCCTGAGTGTCCGTCCGGACTCAGAGCTTTTTCAAGACCAACCGGCAATCTGAAAACGGATTTCTTCAAAAGTGTGATTGATGAAATGAATAAAGAACTCGTGTATCTGATATTTTACTTTCAGGGAGAACCTTATATAAATCCTGCTTTTCTCGATATGGTGAAATATGCTTCACAAAAAAAAATCTATACCATTACTTCCACCAACGGCCATTTTCTGAATGATGAAAATGCCCGGAAAACGATAGAATCCGGATTGGACAGACTTATCATTTCCGTCGATGGTACCACGCAGCAGGTTTATAAACAATACCGTAAAGAAGGAAATTTGGAAACGGTTTTACAAGGCGCTAAAAATATCGTAAAGTGGAAAAAAAAGCTACAATCAGCTACACCGCACGTTATTTTTCAGTTTCTGGTAGTAAAACCAAATGAGCATCAGATACCGGATATTTACCGTCTGGCAAAGGAAATCGGTGTGGATGATGTAAAATTAAAAACTGCGCAGGTGTATGACTACCAAAATGGAAATGATTTGATTCCTACCATCGAAAAATATGCCCGGTATAAAAAGCAAAACGATGGGACCTACATCGTAAAAAATAAATTATTGAATCACTGCTGGAAACTTTGGCATGCCTGTGTTATTACCTGGGATGGAATGGTCGTACCATGCTGTTTTGACAAAGATGCGACCCACAGATTAGGTGATTTAAAAACCAAAAGTTTCAAAGAAATATGGCATGATAAACCGTATAAAGATTTCCGAAATACTTTATTAGGAGGAAGAGATAAAATCGATATATGTACCAATTGTACAGAAGGTTGTAAGGTTTGGGCCTGA